One Nicotiana tabacum cultivar K326 chromosome 23, ASM71507v2, whole genome shotgun sequence genomic window, TTGATGAAGAGCAAGATCGTATAACACAGACATAAGCTACCAATGTTAGTAATAAACAACAAAGGAAGGTGGAGGGAGCTGATGATTTTGCCAAACCTGTAATGCATGAAAGTAgctcaaaaaagaaggaaaaaccaCCCAGAATCACTGAAACAACCGAAATAGCTAGACCTAACCCTAACACTAGCCGGGTGGATGGAACCCTAACTACTTTCAATCCTAATACCACTGGTAATGGTGAGAATGATATCCCAGCTGTGAAAAACTTACCAGAGGTGTCTAATTCTCCAAGAAATCAACCTCTGAAGGTGGCAAAGGAAAATTTGAATAAGCTGATGATACCAAAACATGTGCAGACTCAGATTGTGGATCAACATGTAGCATTGGAGGAGGAAGAACCACAGACAAGAGGAGGCAAAGATCTTGATGaagaatccacaactcaaaactCATGAATGATGCTAGACAAGGGGATCTATCACCAAGGCATATTGACAAAGTTAAATCAGTTGGCAGAggaagaaaaaaacaacaaaaggagaaCACTAGTATCTATGGCATTGGTGTACAAATGAGAAGGACCATTACTAATTCCAATAATTAAATATGAATGCGATTATCTGGAATATAAGGTCAGTCAATACAAAGAATGCCTTTGAAAGGCTTGTTACAATGCCTAGACAATATGAATTTCACTTCATTGGACAGATGGAACCAATGCAAAATTCAAACAAATTGGAAGAATATAGAAGGAAGTTGGGAATGACTCATGCATTTGTTAACATATCTAATAAGGTGTGGGCTTTTGTGGAGGAAGATTATGATGTTGAGGTGATCTTTGACATAGAGAAGCAACTTACACTAAGACTATTAAATGTCCAATCGCACAAGGAATTTATAGTCACTTTAGTGTATGCCAAATGTGATGCAACTCAAAGAATTGAACTATGGGATACAATGTATGTTTTAGCTCAAGATATGACTCTTCCATAGCTTGttggaggagatttcaatgtGATAGTTGATAGTGAGGATAAATTTGGGGGGAGACCAGTATCTTTGAATGAAATTGAAGATTTTTGGCATTGTATTAATACTTGTAACTTGTTTGATTTCGGCTTCAAAGGAAGTATTTATACATGGTGGAATGGAAGAACTGACGGTGACTGCATCTTCAAGAGGTTAGACAAGTGTTTAGCTAACATGGAGTTCCAACAAATGCTGCCTGGATTGGAGATCACACATCTTTCTAAAACAGGATCTGATCATTGCCCTATGATCATATCTTATGATCCTAATGCAACTCCTATCAAGAAGTCATTCAAATTTCTGAAATTCTGGATTGAACATGATTCCTTTTTGGATGTGGTTATACAGAATTGGAGAGAAGATTTAAGTGGTAATCCTTTTGTACTCTTCAACCACcagatgaagaaattgaagaaagcACTATCAATGTGGAGCAAAGCCACATACGATAACAATTTTCAGAAAGTTGCCAGCCTGGAGGAACTTGTCATAGTTCATGAAACACAGTTCGAGCTGAATCCAACACCACACAATCGAGAAAGGCTGTTGAAGGTACAAGCAGATTTCATTAGATATTTTTACCTAGAGGAGGAATTTTGGAAACAAAAGGCTGGGATGAATTGGTTCAATGATGGTGACAGAAATACTAAGCTCTTCCATGCCCAAGTTAATGGAAGACTAAAGAGATTGCAATTGAGAAGAATTCAAAACAGTGGTGGGCAGTGGCTTGAAAACAATGAAGAAATGGCTGAGGAGGCAGTGAGATTTTTCCAGGCACAATTCCATGAAGATAGGGTTCCTAATAATTTTGGCATACTGGATCATATACCTAGCATGGTGGAGACACGTCACAATGAAGAGCTCATCAGACAGCCAACTATTGAAGAGGTAAAGAAAGTTGTGTTTGGGCTAAATAGAGAGAGTGAAGGAGGACCAGATGGTTTCAATAGATTtttcttttatacatgttgggATATAATTGGAGAAGATGTGTTTGATATGATTAGGGCCTTCTTTAATAGTCAAAAATTACCTAAGTTTGTGACTCATACAAACTTGGTTTTAATACCAAAGAAAAATAAGATCACAACATTTTCAGATATGAGGCCAATAAGCTCAAGCAACTTCATCAATAAAGTATTCTAAAGAGTTATTCATGAGAGGATGGTTGAGCCTTTTCCACTCTTAATCTCGGATGAGCAGGCTGGTTTTGTTAAAGGAAGAAGCATTGTGGAGAATGTGTTACTTGCTCAAGAGATCATCAATGATATAAGATTGAGAACTAAGGCAGGCCCAATGTGGTGATCAAGCTTGATATGACAAAAGCATATGATAGGCTTTCTTGGCTTTTCATGACAAAAGTATTGAGAAAAATGCGTTTTTGTGAGAGATTCATTGGTTTGATCTTTGGAATTGTCTCTAACAACTGATATTCAGTGCTTGTTAATGGTCAACCATATGATTTCTTCAAATCTACTAGAGGAGTCAAGCAAGGAGATCCTTTGTCTCCTACTTTATTCATTCTGGCAGCGAAAGCTTTGTCAAGGGGTCTTAATGCACTTCATATGAATCTATATTTTTGTGGCTTTGGATTGCCTAAATGGAGCCCTAAAATTAATCATTTAGCTTATGCTGATGATACCATCATTTTCTCCTCTTCAGATGCTACTTCTTTGCAGCTAGTTATGGAAGTTCTTAGTGCATATGAAGCTGCTTCTGGGAAGCTCATTAACAAGACAAAGTTAACGCTATATATGCATCATTCGACTAGTATGGAGGTCGTCAACAAGGTTCAAAGGATCACTGAAATAGACATGCAAGACTTCCCATTTACTTATCTTGGTTGTCCTATTTTTTACACTAGGAGGAAGATGGATTACTATCAAGAACTCATACAAAAAGTCCTTGATAAGTTGCAATCTTGGAAGGGAAAATTGTTGTCTATTAGTGGTAGGGCAGTTTTGATTTCTCATGTATTGCAAAACATGCCAATTCACATTCTTTCTGCTGTTAATCCTCCCAATTATGTCATTGAGAAGTTGCACAAGATGTTTGCACAATTCTTTTATAGTAATTCTATTGGTGGAAAAAGTAAACATTGGGCCTCATGGAAGAATTTGTGTCCGCTAGTAGAAGAAGGAGTGGGGTTTAGATCTTTACATGTTGTTTCTAAAGCTTTGTTTTGCAAGCTTTGGTGGAACTTTAGAATAAAACCTACACTATAGAGTTCTTTCATGAGTCAAAAATATTGCAAGAAACTAAATGCATTGGTGGTACCTTGGAGAGCTGGTTCACATATTTGGAAAAGAATGTTGGAATGTAGGGACTTGGTAGAGCATCAAATCTTATGGCAACCAAAGATGGGATATTCCTTGTTTTGGTTTGACAATTGGACAGGATTAGGTGCACTATATTTTGTTACTCCTCCAGAGTTTTATTGTGATGAATCAATACATAATGTATATGATGTGGTCCAAGAAGGAACTTGGGATGAAGATAGATTGCGAGAAATTTTTCCAGAAGATCTTACAGTTCATATCTTGGATAATATCAAACCTCCTATGTTCTATCAGCAACTAGATAAACCCTAGTGGATGTTGGAGGCAAATGGAGAATTCACTGTAAAGTTGGCTTGGAGTTATTTGAGAAAGAGAAGGGAGCCTAGCATTGTCTACAAGAATATGTGGGTAAAAAGATTGCCATTCCAAATATCCTTCTTCATGTGGAGGTTGTGGAAGGGGAAGCTTCCTCTTGATGATAGAGTCAGAAGATGGGGCTACTTTGTACCCTCTAGGTGTTGGTGTTGTACAAATCCAGATGAGGAGTCAAGGGAACATGTCTTTTTCAAATCTTATGCGGCATCAAAGGTATGgtcttatttcttttcctttgcagGGTTAACTTTGGAAGGTCTAAACTTGCACCAAGCAGTGGTGAAGTATTGGACAATTCAAGTTATTCCAAGGCTTAGGCCTACTTTTCAAGCATTACCATGTATCATTATGTGGGAGTCATGGAAGAGGAGAAATAGCTATAAGCATGGTGAAACTGTTACGATTAGTAGAGTCATCTATCAAGTGTCTTCCACTATTCAAGCACTTGTGAAGTTTAGAAAGCCAGGACTTAAGCAAGTGCCACATAGGTGGCTTGATGTGCTGCATATGCTGGAGAATTATACTCCTAAATTACAAGTGCACAAGGTGCTTTGGGAGTTACCTAGGGAGGGATGGATAAAGATGAACACTGATGGGGCTTCTAGGGGGAATCCGGGCAGAAGTTCTATTGGTTTCTGTATGAGGAATGAACTTGGAGATGTTGCGTATGCATGTGGTAGGGAGATTCCGGAGAATACAAATATAGTAGCTGAAGCTTTGGCGATTCTTGAGGCTTTGAGATATTGTTCTCAAAAGCATATCACCCACATTTGGCTACAAACTAATTCAATGATGCTCAAAAATGTTATTGAGGGGATTTGGAAACCTCCATGGATGATTGTTGAATATGTGGAAGAAATAAGGAAATTACTGGAGGCATGTGAGGCTAAGCTGTCTCATATTTTTCGAGAAGGCAACAACTTGGCAGACTACCTTGCCAACTATGCACTTGATCATGGCCCTATTGTAGCTGAATGCTTTACACAATTGGATGTCCAAGGAAGAAGGATCGTGAATGATGATAAGCTCCAATGTCCATACTTGAGAATAAAGGTATCAAGAGGTTAGAAGGCAAAAAGAAGGGAGGTTCAAATGAAATGGAGAAGGGTGCTGGCAGTCGATATGCCCATCATGTTCAAGGCCTTTGGGAGGAGGGAGGAGAGCATGATGGTTGTGTTTTATACTAACATTGTGTGCTTTTTTGCAGGCCACATTACTATACTCATGCTTTATCTACTAACGAACATTCAATTGGTGGTATTATTACTATGTACTCATTCCATTGGAGGTGAGTTATGGATAACCATAAGAACCATAAGCATGAGAGCAAGGAGAAAAGAGAAATCTAGCCATGTCAAAACAAAACTGCCTAATGAGTTCGGCATTGATAATGGCTGGGTAATTATGTATTACCCAAGTAATTCTGATTTGGTTTGGGTGCTTAAAGATATATGCCTTAACAGGCCTCACTGCACATGGCACCTTTTTACAAGTACGAAGCAAAAGTTACCCAGGTGCAGGGGCTTAGGACACTGCATTTTGGATCATTTTACGGGTTCAATGGAACAACTATGGAACAACTACCAGGTACATATGCAATATTGGACAATTGTGGATGAAAATCATGGATGGAATGTATGGAACCAAGCAACAAACAGACATAATAATTTGATGACAAATTGGCTGGAGAGCATGCTTGCTCAAAGATGGATGGTGCAAAAATTTCCGTTTGCAAATCATTTCACTTGGTCAGCATTAATGGTGGGTATTTGTATGCATCCTTATGACTAATGAGCATAGGGAACAATTCTGTCGAGGAACATAGGGGTGTGTAAACGTAAAATCACATGACAAACTTGAGCAAAAGCAAGTGCACAACGAGGAAGTAATACTGCCCAGTTTTTCACTATTCTGGGCAAACA contains:
- the LOC142177164 gene encoding uncharacterized protein LOC142177164; protein product: MEFQQMLPGLEITHLSKTGSDHCPMIISYDPNATPIKKSFKFLKFWIEHDSFLDVVIQNWREDLSGNPFVLFNHQMKKLKKALSMWSKATYDNNFQKVASLEELVIVHETQFELNPTPHNRERLLKVQADFIRYFYLEEEFWKQKAGMNWFNDGDRNTKLFHAQVNGRLKRLQLRRIQNSGGQWLENNEEMAEEAVRFFQAQFHEDRVPNNFGILDHIPSMVETRHNEELIRQPTIEEVKKVVFGLNRESEGGPDVLVNGQPYDFFKSTRGVKQGDPLSPTLFILAAKALSRGLNALHMNLYFCGFGLPKWSPKINHLAYADDTIIFSSSDATSLQLVMEVLSAYEAASGKLINKTKLTLYMHHSTSMEVVNKVQRITEIDMQDFPFTYLGCPIFYTRRKMDYYQELIQKVLDKLQSWKGKLLSISGRAVLISHVLQNMPIHILSAVNPPNYVIEKLHKMFAQFFYSNSIGGKRLGALYFVTPPEFYCDESIHNVYDVVQEGTWDEDRLREIFPEDLTVHILDNIKPPMFYQQLDKP